A genomic stretch from Desulfuromonas thiophila includes:
- a CDS encoding cell division protein ZapA: MKHRVEVEIRGQRYSIRSSRCDDDIRRVAQFVDQRVAEVLQAGATVDSLQATVLAFMNVAGQYLDLQQQNQMAEDLQQRLDLLERKLSAALA; the protein is encoded by the coding sequence TTGAAACATCGCGTCGAAGTGGAGATTCGCGGTCAGCGGTACAGTATTCGCAGCAGTCGCTGTGATGACGACATCCGGCGGGTGGCGCAGTTTGTCGACCAGCGGGTGGCCGAGGTGCTCCAGGCCGGCGCGACAGTGGACAGTTTGCAGGCGACGGTGCTGGCCTTCATGAATGTGGCCGGTCAGTACCTCGACCTGCAGCAGCAAAACCAGATGGCTGAGGATCTGCAGCAGCGTCTGGATCTTCTGGAACGGAAACTATCTGCGGCATTGGCCTGA